The following proteins are encoded in a genomic region of Ornithinibacillus sp. 4-3:
- a CDS encoding DUF3397 domain-containing protein, translating to MLDIFSYALAFFIIAPFMVTAVVYFISLKLGKHPVRAFHKAINYSTVVYMISVSMMLKAIFGSYYLAASLTFILLILVTIVIIQWKIHNEILFPKMIKLFWRVSFLIYFMLYVIFNIIGILQRVFFY from the coding sequence ATGTTAGATATATTTAGTTACGCATTAGCTTTTTTTATAATCGCTCCATTTATGGTTACAGCGGTCGTCTATTTTATCAGTTTAAAGTTAGGTAAACATCCAGTAAGAGCTTTTCATAAAGCGATTAATTATTCCACGGTCGTTTACATGATCAGTGTGAGCATGATGTTAAAAGCAATATTTGGAAGCTATTATTTAGCTGCTTCACTCACTTTTATTTTATTGATTTTAGTTACCATTGTTATTATTCAGTGGAAGATACATAATGAAATTCTATTCCCTAAAATGATCAAATTATTTTGGCGAGTTAGTTTCTTAATCTATTTTATGTTATATGTCATTTTTAATATCATTGGAATCCTACAGCGAGTTTTCTTTTATTAG
- the mraZ gene encoding division/cell wall cluster transcriptional repressor MraZ, whose product MFMGEYQHNFDTKGRIIVPAKFRTELGDRFIVTRGLDKCLFIYPMDEWEVIEGKLKKLPLTKKDARAFTRFFFSGAVECEVDKQGRINVPQSLRTYAALDKECVVIGVSNRLELWAKDAWEDYFDDSEESFAEIAENLMDFDI is encoded by the coding sequence ATGTTCATGGGTGAATACCAACACAACTTTGATACAAAAGGAAGAATAATTGTTCCAGCAAAGTTTAGAACGGAGCTTGGCGACCGTTTTATTGTTACCCGTGGACTGGATAAATGTTTATTTATCTATCCAATGGATGAATGGGAAGTTATTGAAGGAAAGTTAAAAAAACTCCCGCTTACAAAGAAAGATGCACGAGCATTTACACGATTCTTCTTTTCGGGTGCAGTGGAATGTGAAGTAGATAAACAAGGAAGAATTAATGTTCCTCAATCACTTCGTACATATGCAGCGTTAGATAAAGAATGTGTAGTTATAGGTGTATCAAATAGACTTGAATTATGGGCTAAGGATGCTTGGGAAGATTACTTTGATGATTCTGAGGAATCTTTTGCTGAAATAGCTGAAAACCTAATGGATTTTGATATCTAG
- the bshC gene encoding bacillithiol biosynthesis cysteine-adding enzyme BshC, with the protein MRVEPIKLHNTSNLIKQYRENDESIMQYFDYSPFHSYGQRVKDLQKRSFRREQLAETLHAMNEEWGAPTSTFENIERLKQDNSVVVIGGQQAGLLTGPLYTINKVISIIQFARKQEAELNIPVIPVFWIAGEDHDYDEVNHVYTQNQTKIKKVTLAQQVDEKQPVSSIKLEEKHMNKWLNQLFTQLNETQHTKTLYDEIKRCLHESKSMVDFFARVIFQLFKEEGLVLMDSNDTRIRSYESEYFELMIEKQPDIAKAVYQTYHSLKQSGYAIDLEPEEDDAHLFYLHENERILLKRETKDLWVGKQNEVELSTDELLEAARKSPCLLSNNVVTRPIMQELVFPTLAFIGGNGEISYWAVLKKAFHSLDLQVPPVLPRLSFTYVDYALQKRLAKLTISMEHAILNGVDDLKVNWLASHANPPIDAITEQVKLSIEKLHQPLQEIAGDIRADLSGLAKKNLAYLHKEVDFLKQQMLRALEEKYANEIKSFDMISNQLHPLGVLQERIWSPLEWMNNYGFEFMKPLIDVDCSFEEEHYVVYI; encoded by the coding sequence ATGCGCGTGGAGCCAATTAAACTACATAATACAAGTAACTTAATCAAACAATATAGAGAAAATGATGAAAGCATCATGCAATATTTCGACTACTCACCGTTTCATTCCTATGGACAAAGAGTGAAAGATTTACAAAAACGTTCTTTTCGTAGAGAACAGTTAGCAGAAACTTTACATGCGATGAATGAAGAGTGGGGGGCACCAACATCCACTTTTGAAAATATAGAAAGATTAAAACAGGATAATAGTGTTGTCGTTATTGGAGGACAGCAAGCGGGTCTACTTACTGGTCCGTTATATACCATTAATAAAGTTATATCGATTATTCAATTTGCTAGAAAGCAAGAAGCAGAATTAAATATTCCAGTTATTCCGGTTTTTTGGATTGCTGGAGAAGACCATGATTATGATGAAGTAAATCATGTATACACACAAAATCAGACGAAAATTAAAAAGGTAACACTTGCCCAGCAGGTTGATGAAAAACAACCAGTTTCAAGCATTAAACTAGAAGAAAAACATATGAATAAATGGCTTAATCAACTGTTTACTCAATTAAATGAAACACAGCACACAAAGACATTATATGATGAAATAAAGCGATGTTTGCATGAATCAAAATCTATGGTTGATTTCTTTGCACGAGTGATTTTTCAATTATTTAAAGAAGAAGGACTTGTGTTAATGGATTCTAATGATACTCGTATTCGTTCTTATGAAAGTGAGTATTTTGAATTGATGATTGAAAAACAGCCTGATATTGCAAAGGCAGTATACCAAACCTATCATTCTCTTAAACAATCTGGATATGCGATAGATTTAGAGCCAGAAGAGGATGATGCGCATTTATTTTATTTACATGAAAATGAACGTATTTTACTAAAGCGTGAAACGAAGGATTTATGGGTGGGTAAACAAAATGAAGTAGAATTATCTACAGATGAATTACTTGAAGCTGCTAGAAAATCCCCCTGTTTATTAAGCAATAATGTTGTTACAAGACCAATCATGCAAGAGCTTGTATTTCCAACATTAGCTTTTATTGGAGGAAATGGTGAGATAAGCTATTGGGCTGTTTTGAAAAAAGCATTTCATAGCTTAGACCTGCAAGTGCCACCTGTTTTACCACGACTATCCTTTACATATGTGGATTATGCTCTACAAAAACGATTAGCAAAACTAACAATATCGATGGAGCATGCTATTTTAAATGGTGTAGACGACCTTAAAGTGAATTGGTTAGCGTCTCATGCGAATCCACCAATTGACGCAATTACAGAACAAGTAAAATTAAGTATCGAAAAGTTACATCAACCACTACAAGAAATCGCGGGAGATATACGCGCTGATTTATCAGGATTAGCAAAGAAGAACTTAGCTTATCTACACAAAGAAGTAGATTTTCTAAAACAACAAATGCTTCGTGCGCTTGAGGAAAAGTATGCGAATGAAATTAAAAGTTTTGATATGATTTCAAACCAATTACATCCACTAGGTGTCTTGCAAGAAAGAATATGGAGTCCATTAGAATGGATGAATAATTATGGATTTGAATTTATGAAACCTTTGATTGACGTAGATTGTTCTTTTGAAGAAGAGCATTATGTTGTATATATCTGA